From Streptomyces chrestomyceticus JCM 4735, one genomic window encodes:
- a CDS encoding carboxylesterase/lipase family protein — MSLHHPHHHPAPVVTTAQGAVRGLRQDGSAVFMNIPYAAPPVGPGRFAPPRPHAPWDGVRDATMPGPNAPQSARDLGNLDMTPYFGAGWSRGEDYLTVTVRTPQDADGGLPVMVFVHGGGFVAGSTRSALYDGAGFARDGVVLVTLNYRLGIAGFLDLPGAPANRGLLDVVAALRWVRENIAAFGGDPDRVTLFGQSAGATIVGGVLAAPEAAGLVRRAIVQSGSGLGAFSTEQAARVTRAAAADLGVQPHADAFADLDDARLVETAARLADIRLRTATHRDPLLGLSPFSLVLDTQPAAAVAAGAASDVDLLIGTNAEEGNLYLAPVGRYTTSTGTDVDAVAADAHPDPARLVRTYRTTRPGASAGALRSAVMGDALFGAGTWALASAHAAHQESATFGYEFAWRSRALDGTLGAAHAVELPFVFDRTDLPGLRGPGGLLGPGAPPADLAARMHRSWVRFAATGSPGWDPYDTGRRTTMRIDAEWTLTDDPRAPERRVWAA, encoded by the coding sequence ATGTCTCTGCACCACCCCCACCACCACCCGGCCCCCGTCGTGACCACCGCCCAGGGAGCGGTCCGCGGCCTGCGCCAGGACGGCAGCGCCGTCTTCATGAACATTCCCTACGCCGCCCCTCCGGTGGGCCCCGGCCGGTTCGCGCCGCCGCGCCCGCACGCCCCCTGGGACGGCGTACGGGACGCCACCATGCCGGGCCCCAACGCGCCGCAGTCCGCGCGTGACCTGGGCAACCTGGACATGACGCCCTACTTCGGCGCCGGCTGGAGCCGCGGGGAGGATTACCTCACCGTCACCGTCCGGACGCCGCAGGACGCGGACGGCGGCCTGCCCGTCATGGTGTTCGTCCACGGCGGCGGGTTCGTCGCCGGATCGACGCGGTCCGCCTTGTACGACGGCGCCGGCTTCGCCCGCGACGGCGTCGTCCTCGTCACCCTGAACTACCGGCTCGGCATCGCGGGCTTCCTGGACCTCCCCGGGGCCCCCGCCAACCGCGGCCTCCTCGACGTCGTCGCCGCGCTGCGCTGGGTACGCGAGAACATCGCCGCCTTCGGTGGCGACCCCGACCGGGTCACCCTCTTCGGCCAGTCCGCCGGGGCCACCATCGTCGGGGGCGTGCTCGCCGCCCCGGAGGCCGCGGGCCTCGTCCGCCGGGCGATCGTCCAGAGCGGCAGCGGGCTGGGGGCCTTCAGCACCGAGCAGGCCGCCCGCGTCACCCGGGCGGCCGCCGCGGACCTGGGCGTCCAGCCGCACGCCGACGCCTTCGCGGACCTCGACGACGCCCGGCTGGTCGAGACCGCGGCCCGGCTGGCGGACATCCGCCTGCGGACCGCCACCCACCGCGACCCGCTGCTCGGCCTCAGCCCGTTCAGCCTGGTCCTGGACACCCAGCCGGCCGCGGCGGTCGCCGCGGGGGCCGCTTCCGACGTGGACCTGCTCATCGGAACCAACGCCGAGGAGGGGAACCTCTACCTGGCTCCGGTCGGCCGGTACACCACCTCGACCGGAACAGACGTCGACGCGGTGGCAGCCGATGCGCACCCGGACCCGGCGCGGCTCGTCCGGACGTACCGGACGACGCGTCCCGGGGCGTCCGCCGGGGCGCTGCGGTCCGCCGTCATGGGCGACGCGCTGTTCGGCGCGGGCACCTGGGCCCTGGCCTCCGCGCACGCCGCCCACCAGGAGTCCGCCACCTTCGGGTACGAGTTCGCGTGGCGCTCCCGGGCGCTGGACGGAACGCTGGGCGCCGCCCACGCCGTGGAGCTCCCCTTCGTCTTCGACCGTACGGACCTGCCCGGACTGCGCGGGCCCGGTGGCCTGCTCGGCCCCGGCGCGCCGCCCGCGGACCTCGCCGCCCGGATGCACCGGAGCTGGGTCCGGTTCGCCGCGACCGGCAGCCCCGGCTGGGACCCGTACGACACCGGGCGCCGGACCACGATGCGCATCGACGCCGAGTGGACCCTGACCGACGATCCGCGCGCCCCGGAGCGACGGGTCTGGGCGGCCTGA
- the egtA gene encoding ergothioneine biosynthesis glutamate--cysteine ligase EgtA — protein MPARPAVTEAELEAHLRGICFKTGPPRRLGVEIEWLVHDAHNPRCPVDPVRHREAATALRALPLRSALTFEPGGQLELSSLPATSLTACIEAVSADLALVRPAMRELGLGMAGHGHNPWHPPRRVLTEPRYNAMEAYFDRWGDAGRSMMCGTASVQVCLDAGHEEPGPLGLGRRWRLAHLLGAVLLAAFANSPVSEGCPTGYRSTRQVVWSQMDPARTLAPSDGPDPRAAWAGYVLDAPVMCVRSDDGPWDAPEGLTFRDWVRTGAPRPPTQEDLDYHVTTLFPPVRPRGHLELRMIDAQPGDGGWIVPLAVTAALFDDPEAAESAYRVVKPLAETAGSRPAPRNPLWRHATRGALTDPELRAAALACFTIAQEALPRLGAPAEVREAVAGFTERYVARGRCPADDLLDGAYGDEVYAHGACAGEPVPAAAPPGPAEAAEPAGTAPAPPEPVPRPPAAPPVGTADAPHEDELTLGKDSL, from the coding sequence ATGCCCGCACGGCCGGCGGTCACGGAGGCGGAGCTCGAGGCCCACCTGCGTGGCATCTGCTTCAAGACCGGACCACCCCGCCGCCTGGGTGTCGAGATCGAGTGGCTGGTCCACGACGCCCACAACCCCCGATGTCCCGTCGACCCCGTACGACACCGCGAAGCGGCCACCGCACTGCGTGCCCTCCCCCTGCGGTCGGCCCTCACCTTCGAACCCGGCGGACAGCTTGAGCTCAGCTCGCTGCCCGCCACGTCCCTCACCGCGTGCATCGAAGCCGTCTCGGCCGACCTGGCCCTGGTCCGCCCCGCGATGCGGGAGCTGGGCCTCGGTATGGCGGGCCACGGCCACAATCCCTGGCACCCCCCGCGGCGGGTGCTCACCGAACCCCGCTACAACGCCATGGAGGCGTACTTCGACCGCTGGGGCGACGCGGGCAGATCCATGATGTGCGGCACCGCGTCCGTACAGGTCTGCCTGGACGCCGGCCACGAGGAGCCAGGCCCGCTCGGGCTCGGCCGCCGCTGGCGGCTGGCCCACCTGCTGGGCGCGGTCCTGCTCGCCGCCTTCGCCAACTCGCCCGTCAGCGAGGGCTGCCCGACCGGCTACCGCTCCACCCGCCAGGTGGTGTGGTCCCAGATGGACCCGGCCCGCACCCTCGCCCCGTCCGACGGCCCCGACCCGCGTGCCGCCTGGGCCGGTTACGTCCTGGACGCGCCCGTGATGTGCGTCCGCAGCGACGACGGCCCGTGGGACGCGCCCGAGGGGCTGACGTTCCGCGACTGGGTCCGTACGGGCGCGCCGCGCCCGCCGACCCAGGAGGACCTCGACTACCACGTCACCACGCTCTTCCCGCCCGTACGGCCGCGCGGGCACCTGGAGCTGCGCATGATCGACGCGCAGCCGGGGGACGGCGGCTGGATCGTGCCGCTGGCCGTCACGGCCGCGCTGTTCGACGACCCGGAGGCCGCCGAGAGCGCGTACCGCGTGGTCAAACCCCTCGCCGAGACGGCCGGCTCCCGTCCGGCACCGCGCAACCCGCTGTGGCGGCACGCCACCCGGGGCGCACTGACCGACCCCGAGCTGCGGGCCGCCGCGCTGGCCTGCTTCACCATCGCGCAGGAGGCACTGCCCCGGCTGGGCGCCCCGGCCGAGGTGCGCGAAGCGGTCGCCGGCTTCACCGAACGCTACGTGGCACGGGGCCGCTGCCCGGCGGACGACCTGCTGGACGGGGCGTACGGGGACGAGGTGTACGCGCACGGGGCGTGCGCGGGCGAGCCCGTACCGGCCGCGGCCCCGCCCGGACCGGCGGAAGCGGCGGAACCGGCGGGCACCGCACCGGCACCGCCGGAACCGGTCCCCCGGCCGCCGGCCGCGCCACCCGTCGGTACGGCGGACGCCCCGCACGAGGACGAGCTCACCCTGGGGAAGGACAGTCTGTGA
- the egtB gene encoding ergothioneine biosynthesis protein EgtB — MHDDPESFRERAARALLAARDRTRALTTCVDDHDLTAQHSPLMSPLVWDLAHIGNQEEQWLLRAVGKRDALRPDIDSVYDAFEHPRAERPSLPLLPPAEAHGYVADVRSRVLDVLESSPLRGAPLLDSGFAFGMIAQHEQQHDETMLITHQLRRGPVALTAPEPPRTTDGPLPAEVLVPAGPFTMGTSTEPWALDNERPAHRRLLPSFLIDTTPVSNGAYLDFIEDGGYSEPRWWTAEGWDHMREHRLHAPLFWRQEGGQWLRRRFGVTEPVPPDEPVLHVSWYEADAYARWAGRRLPTEEEWEKAARHDPVSGRSRRYPWGDEDPGPTHANLGQRHLRPAPVGSYPEGASPLGVRQLIGDVWEWTASDFLPYPGFAAFPYREYSEVFFGGPYKVLRGGSFAVDPVACRGTFRNWDLPVRRQIFAGFRTARDADPEEA, encoded by the coding sequence ATCCACGACGACCCCGAGTCGTTCCGGGAACGCGCGGCGCGCGCCCTGCTCGCCGCGCGTGACCGCACCCGCGCGCTGACCACCTGCGTGGACGACCACGACCTCACCGCCCAGCACTCCCCGCTGATGTCGCCCCTGGTCTGGGACCTGGCGCACATCGGCAACCAGGAGGAGCAGTGGCTGCTGCGCGCGGTCGGCAAGCGGGACGCGCTGCGCCCGGACATCGATTCCGTGTACGACGCCTTCGAGCACCCGAGGGCCGAACGCCCGTCCCTGCCCCTGCTGCCGCCCGCCGAGGCACACGGCTACGTGGCGGACGTCCGCAGCCGGGTCCTGGACGTGCTGGAGAGCAGCCCGCTGCGCGGCGCACCGCTGCTCGACTCCGGCTTCGCCTTCGGCATGATCGCGCAGCACGAGCAGCAGCACGACGAGACCATGCTCATCACCCACCAACTGCGGCGCGGCCCCGTCGCGCTGACGGCCCCCGAGCCCCCGCGGACCACCGACGGCCCGCTCCCCGCCGAAGTGCTGGTGCCCGCAGGGCCGTTCACTATGGGCACCTCCACAGAACCGTGGGCCCTGGACAACGAACGCCCCGCCCACCGCCGTCTCCTGCCGTCCTTCCTGATCGACACGACACCGGTGAGCAACGGCGCCTACCTCGACTTCATCGAGGACGGCGGCTACAGCGAACCGCGCTGGTGGACCGCCGAGGGCTGGGACCACATGCGCGAACACCGCCTGCACGCCCCGCTGTTCTGGCGCCAGGAAGGCGGCCAGTGGCTGCGGCGGCGCTTCGGCGTCACCGAGCCGGTACCGCCGGACGAACCGGTTCTGCACGTGAGCTGGTACGAGGCCGACGCGTACGCACGGTGGGCGGGCCGGCGGCTGCCCACCGAGGAGGAGTGGGAGAAGGCCGCCCGGCACGACCCGGTCAGTGGCCGCTCCCGCCGCTACCCGTGGGGCGACGAGGACCCCGGCCCCACCCACGCCAACCTGGGCCAACGGCACCTGCGCCCCGCCCCCGTCGGCAGCTACCCGGAAGGCGCATCCCCCCTCGGCGTACGCCAGCTCATCGGCGACGTCTGGGAATGGACCGCGAGCGACTTCCTCCCCTACCCCGGCTTCGCCGCCTTCCCCTACCGCGAGTACTCGGAGGTGTTCTTCGGCGGCCCGTACAAGGTGCTGCGCGGCGGCTCCTTCGCCGTCGACCCGGTGGCCTGCCGGGGCACCTTCCGCAACTGGGACCTCCCGGTACGGCGCCAGATCTTCGCCGGCTTCCGCACCGCCCGCGACGCCGACCCGGAGGAGGCATGA
- the egtC gene encoding ergothioneine biosynthesis protein EgtC codes for MCRHIAYLGPEVPLGSLITAPSHGLYRQSWQPRHQIHGTVNADGFGVGWYAPGDPVPARYRKGGPIWADTGVLDLLRVVRTTALLAAVRDATFAGADAEAATAPFADGPWLFSHNGAVPGWPGSLADLAAELPPTRLLSLPARCDSAFLWALVHHRLSAGMDPAEALADTVTAVSAAAPGARLNLLLTDGATIAATTWGDSLFYRAEPGRSTTVASEPYDASPHWTEVPAYTLLAATPTDVLLTPLKEPAA; via the coding sequence ATGTGCCGCCACATCGCCTACCTGGGGCCGGAGGTTCCCCTGGGCTCCCTGATCACCGCGCCCTCCCACGGCCTGTACCGCCAGTCGTGGCAGCCACGCCACCAGATCCACGGCACCGTCAACGCGGACGGCTTCGGCGTCGGCTGGTACGCGCCCGGCGACCCGGTGCCCGCCCGGTACCGCAAAGGCGGGCCCATCTGGGCCGACACCGGGGTCCTCGACCTGCTCCGGGTGGTGCGCACCACCGCACTGCTCGCCGCCGTCCGGGACGCCACCTTCGCCGGCGCGGACGCCGAGGCGGCCACCGCGCCGTTCGCCGACGGACCGTGGCTTTTCAGCCACAACGGAGCCGTACCGGGCTGGCCCGGCTCCCTGGCCGACCTGGCCGCCGAACTCCCCCCGACCCGCCTCCTCTCCCTCCCGGCCCGCTGCGACTCGGCCTTCCTCTGGGCACTGGTGCACCACCGCCTCAGCGCCGGCATGGACCCCGCCGAGGCACTGGCCGACACCGTCACGGCGGTGTCCGCCGCCGCGCCCGGCGCCCGGCTGAACCTGCTCCTCACCGACGGCGCCACCATCGCCGCGACCACCTGGGGCGACTCCCTCTTCTACCGCGCCGAGCCCGGACGCAGCACCACCGTCGCCTCCGAACCGTACGACGCCTCCCCCCACTGGACCGAGGTCCCCGCGTACACCCTGCTCGCGGCCACGCCCACCGACGTCCTCCTCACCCCGCTCAAGGAGCCCGCCGCGTGA
- the egtD gene encoding L-histidine N(alpha)-methyltransferase, translating to MSPLTVTRTLPADATTAALRADVAHGLTRTPKQLPPKWFYDARGSELFDEITTLPDYYPTRAEREILLTRSPEIAAATGARTLVELGSGSSDKTRHLIAALTGLHTYVPVDVSESALTAAAETLLDLHPSLTVHALVADFQQGFALPGTPGPRLLAFLGGTIGNLLPEERTTFLRATHTLLSPGDALLLGTDLVKPEPTLIAAYDDSRGVTAEFNKNVLHVINRELEADFDPADFQHVALWNAEREWIEMRLRAKKELTVKVPALDLAVPFAEGEEIRTEISAKFREEGVRDELKAAGFEMSRWWTDAAGRFALSLAVRR from the coding sequence GTGAGTCCTCTCACCGTCACCCGCACCCTGCCCGCCGACGCCACCACCGCCGCGCTCCGCGCCGACGTCGCCCACGGCCTGACCCGCACCCCCAAACAGCTCCCGCCCAAATGGTTCTACGACGCCCGGGGCAGCGAACTCTTCGACGAGATCACCACCCTGCCGGACTACTACCCCACCCGCGCCGAACGCGAAATCCTGCTCACCCGATCCCCCGAGATCGCCGCCGCCACCGGCGCCCGCACCCTCGTCGAACTCGGCTCCGGCTCCTCCGACAAGACCCGCCACCTCATCGCGGCCCTGACCGGCCTGCACACCTACGTCCCGGTCGACGTCAGCGAATCCGCCCTGACCGCCGCCGCCGAAACCCTCCTCGACCTCCACCCCTCCCTCACCGTCCACGCCCTGGTAGCCGACTTCCAACAGGGCTTCGCCCTCCCCGGCACCCCCGGCCCCCGCCTCCTCGCCTTCCTGGGCGGCACCATCGGCAACCTCCTCCCCGAAGAACGCACCACCTTCCTCCGCGCCACCCACACCCTCCTCTCCCCCGGCGACGCCCTCCTCCTGGGCACCGACCTGGTAAAGCCCGAACCCACCCTCATCGCCGCCTACGACGACTCCCGGGGCGTCACCGCAGAGTTCAACAAGAACGTCCTCCACGTCATCAACCGAGAACTGGAAGCCGACTTCGACCCGGCCGACTTCCAGCACGTGGCGCTGTGGAACGCGGAGCGCGAGTGGATCGAGATGCGTCTGCGAGCGAAGAAGGAGCTGACGGTGAAGGTCCCGGCACTGGACCTGGCCGTTCCCTTCGCAGAGGGCGAGGAAATCAGGACAGAAATCTCGGCGAAGTTCCGGGAGGAAGGCGTCCGGGACGAACTGAAGGCCGCCGGGTTCGAGATGAGCCGGTGGTGGACGGATGCGGCGGGGCGGTTCGCCCTCTCCTTGGCTGTGCGGAGGTAA
- a CDS encoding alpha/beta fold hydrolase — protein sequence MPLVTTPDGTRIAFQLRGTGPVLVLLAGQANSHHWWDGVREDFHAVRSTLTLDYRGTGDSDAPDAPHSTELFARDVVTLLDALDIDRADVYGTSMGGRVAQKLAAHHPERVRSLILGCTSPGGPHSIERSNDVRRSLATTDPAAAQHALAALMYTPTWLATHPGPHQTMGDPTMPAHARRHHLTASRTHNAWDDLPAIRASTLILHGTDDLLNPTPNAPLLAGRIPDARMTLLPGARHAYFEEFRGVAGRLVVGFLEGAELGA from the coding sequence GTGCCGCTCGTCACGACCCCCGACGGAACCCGTATCGCCTTCCAGCTCCGCGGCACGGGACCCGTACTCGTCCTGCTCGCCGGCCAGGCCAACAGCCACCACTGGTGGGACGGCGTACGGGAGGACTTCCACGCCGTCCGGAGCACCCTGACCCTCGACTACCGGGGCACCGGCGACAGCGACGCGCCCGATGCGCCGCACAGCACCGAGCTGTTCGCCCGGGACGTCGTCACGCTCCTCGACGCCCTGGACATCGACCGCGCCGATGTCTACGGCACCTCCATGGGCGGCCGGGTGGCCCAGAAACTGGCCGCCCACCACCCCGAACGGGTCCGCTCCCTGATCCTGGGCTGCACGTCCCCCGGCGGCCCGCACAGCATCGAACGGAGCAACGACGTACGCCGCTCCCTGGCCACCACGGACCCGGCCGCCGCCCAACACGCGCTGGCCGCCCTGATGTACACACCCACCTGGCTGGCCACCCACCCGGGCCCTCACCAGACGATGGGCGACCCCACCATGCCCGCCCACGCCCGCCGCCACCATCTGACCGCCAGCCGCACGCACAACGCGTGGGACGACCTGCCCGCCATCCGAGCCAGCACCCTGATCCTCCACGGCACCGACGACCTCCTCAACCCCACCCCCAACGCCCCCTTGCTCGCCGGCCGCATACCGGACGCGCGCATGACCCTGCTGCCTGGTGCGCGGCATGCCTACTTCGAAGAGTTCCGTGGGGTGGCTGGCCGACTGGTGGTCGGCTTTCTGGAGGGGGCGGAGTTGGGGGCGTGA
- a CDS encoding thioesterase family protein, which yields MTDLWPNGPDGPEAADQAFYRSLGGGRYESSPATAGPWSVKSQHAGPPSALLGRAMEEHEARAGFRVARVTVDLPRPVPVAELRVQVRTVRSGGRTELVEGELTANGETVMLARAWRTAAGPADTPRLRPEAEPPPLPGPQTPHTMAGTQSYGYIAAMEWRFEPGKGFDTPGPGTVWARQRIPLVAGEPDTPLTRALTLADSNWAVAFQLDHVRQFVINTDVTLALHREPVGEWLCLRSSTAASPAGSGLALGQLADTAGDCGRVLQTLLVADR from the coding sequence ATGACTGATCTTTGGCCGAATGGGCCGGACGGGCCGGAAGCGGCGGACCAGGCGTTCTACCGGAGCCTCGGTGGCGGCCGCTACGAAAGCAGTCCCGCCACCGCGGGCCCGTGGAGCGTGAAGTCCCAGCACGCCGGCCCGCCCTCGGCCCTGCTGGGCCGGGCGATGGAGGAGCACGAGGCCCGTGCGGGATTCCGTGTAGCCCGCGTCACCGTCGACCTGCCGCGCCCCGTACCCGTCGCGGAACTGCGCGTCCAGGTGCGCACCGTCCGTTCCGGCGGACGTACGGAACTGGTCGAGGGCGAACTGACCGCGAACGGCGAGACGGTGATGCTGGCACGGGCCTGGCGCACGGCCGCCGGCCCGGCCGACACCCCACGCCTGCGCCCGGAGGCCGAACCACCGCCCCTGCCCGGCCCGCAGACACCGCACACCATGGCCGGAACACAGTCGTATGGCTACATCGCCGCCATGGAATGGCGCTTCGAGCCCGGAAAGGGCTTCGACACCCCCGGGCCGGGCACGGTCTGGGCGCGCCAGCGCATCCCCCTGGTGGCGGGGGAGCCGGACACACCGCTGACGCGCGCGCTCACCCTGGCGGACAGCAACTGGGCGGTCGCCTTCCAGCTCGACCACGTCCGCCAGTTCGTCATCAACACCGACGTCACCCTTGCGCTGCACCGGGAGCCGGTCGGTGAATGGCTCTGCCTCCGCTCGTCGACAGCCGCCAGCCCCGCCGGCTCCGGACTGGCGCTCGGCCAGCTCGCCGACACGGCGGGCGACTGCGGCCGCGTCCTGCAGACGCTGCTGGTGGCGGACCGCTGA